Part of the Intestinibacillus sp. Marseille-P6563 genome is shown below.
TTTTTTGGAGTTTTTTGTGGTTGAGCATCTCTCGCAGAAATTGGCCTTCCGCCTGGTCACACCCGGCCGGGATAAGCCGATTTTCATTCTGTTGGCGATTTCTTCGATGATCGTATGCCTGATGTGCCCGATTATGAGCCTGATCGCTACCATCTTATTTCAGAATCCGGGCTCGGAATTGATTGCAGTTTGGCTGCAAACCGCTGCTGTCAATTTCCCCATGGCGCTGTGCTGGCAGATTTTCTTTGCCGGTCCGCTGGTCCGTTTGATTTTCCGCACAATCTTCCGCAAACAGCTTCAGCAGGATACCCACTCATAAGAAAAAAGCGATCCCCCGCCTCCTGGTCAGAAAAGGCGGGGGATCATTTCGTTTTCATGGCGGTGCGGGCCTTGAAAACATTAGTAGTATAGCACATTTCTTTCGACACATCCGTCGTATTTTGTCGAATGTTGTGAATTTATTTTTACAGATAGCAAAAGACGCAGCTTTCGCTGCGCCTTCCGCTACAAGATTGAATGAGGAATGAAGTACCCGTCTGCTCAGAAAAAAGCGGATGGGAGAGATAGGATCAAAGAAAATCAATCAGCCTGCCAGTGTTTTGCCTAAGTCCTTGCAGGCTTCCAAGTCCTCCGGCGTGGGAGTGCCATGTGCGCGCAGACCTTCGTCTTGGACAAGATATGCCCCGGCATTGTCGGTGCGTGCCTGCCAATCGCGCATCCACTGGCCATCGCCCCAGTCGAACGAGCCAAACAGAGCAACGCGCTTACCAGTTAATTTGGGTTCCAGTTCGGTGAAGAAGGGTTCAAATTCCATCTCTTCGAGCACCTCCGCGCCCATGGCCGGGCATCCCAGCGCCAGGCGGTCAAACCCTGCGGCTTCGGCTGCATTGGTATCCGCGACCGACAGGAGCGATACATCGGCCCCTGCAGCCTTGGCGCCTTCTGCCACAGCCTGCGCCATCATTTCGGTATTGCCGGTGCCAGACCAGTAAATTACAGCTACTTTGCTCATGTTGTATAACCTCCAGTGATTCAATATATTTTCACGCTGTACGCATTGTTTGCATTTCCAGCAGTTGCGTGACGGTTTTTCCTGCGCGCAGCGCCTGTTCCAGCGCATCCCGGCAGGCATCAAAGGTTGCAAAGCTTTTCTTCGCAGCCTCTACATTGGTGTATACCTTCCAATAGCCGCATAGTTTACATCCTTCGCCGCGATTTTGTTGAAAGGCTAAGACATCCGATATGGGATACCCCAGGAACAATCCGATTTCGTGCGGAAACGTCCGATATCTTTGCAGCCGGTATTTTAAAAACTCCAGCTGTGCGCGCATCCCTCCTGCCGGATAGCCATCGCGCTGCAGCAGATTGGAAACCGTCGATTGGGAAAGCTGTCGTTGCAGCAAGGCTGGATCATAGACCAGAACCAGCCATCGCTTGTCGCAGCTGCACAGGAGCTCCATATGGATTCCGTAGGATTCCATTACCGGTTGATATGTTTGCAGCACATGCGGCAACTCTGGAAATTCACGCTTGGCGAAGCTCACCAGATTGGCAGGCTTTAACCGGCAAAGTGCAGGCGCGCAATGGTGTACTAACTCGTTTTCAAAGCGTCGAATGTGCATGGATGTCCCTCCTTGTTAGCTTATGCTAACCTATGTTTCGAAGAAAAGTCAGCCAGGCTTTTTCGTTGTTAGTCTTGGCTAACTTGTGTATTTAATATATCATACCCCTCCCCCGCTGTCAAGCACATTTCAAAAAAAACAGCCGGATTTTTTCCGGCTGTTTTTTCTCTTATTGTTTCCAACTGACCGTGAAGGCATTGGGGAGTTTCCGTCCATGCGGATTATCACCGGCCGTTGTCGGATGGGTGATCTCACGGCCATTGTAATACATGACCGACGAGGAACCGCCATCCAGATTACAAGCCTGCACGGCACCATACTCCTCCAGTACCTCTTTGCAATCGCCTACGGTTGCGCCCGCTGAGCGGGTACTGCGGCCATCGATGACCAGCATCAGGACCGTTTTATCCGCAGCCTGTCCAATGGCGGTACGGGGCTGCAAGCCCCATCCGGACGAGGCGCTCTTAAGTTTAGACTCTCCATCGACCATCAGCGCCGGACCAAATTCCACAGCATCCCACAGGTCGTCGGTGATGTTGGAATCGCCGATCTGCATGAGATCATCTTCGTCAAAGCCGATAATTTTATAGCCGTGTTCATACGGCTCCTGCAATTCCTTGCCTGCCACCTTCAAGTAGCCATAGGGTGTACCGCCGTTGCCAACGCCATCGGCATCGACAAAACCGGAGGCATTGATCGCCAGAATCGCGTCATTGTCTTCCGCGATATCCTTGATATACTGGCCCACATCGAAGAGTTCCTCACACGTTTTCAGTTCGACCCGTGAGGCATCCTTGACAATCGCCAATCTGCCTTCATACGTCTCACCCTTGACTTTTACGATCATAATACCCTGTTTGGCGCTGATCGCCAGAACGGTGTCGCCCTGTTTAGTACGGATACCGGTATCGCTGTCCTCATCGCACTTATCAATGGCGATACGGTCCCAGCCTTTTTCCAGCACCTCTTCATGGTCTTCCAGATAGCTTTCAAAGCTTTCCCGGTCCAATTCATTGAACAGGGTATAGAACCGCTCTTCTTCGTCTTCGATCTCCTCGGATTCGACAATGGCTGAAGTCACGTCCCCCAGATTCCAAGTCGATTCGGCGGTCTTTTGCAGCTCTGTCGTTTCTTCGCGGGTTTTCATGACCTCATCAATGATCGACTGCGGAATAAATGCAGTTGCCAGCCACTGATGGCTCATGGTGCTCATAGCCGTTTCAATATACAATGTCCGCCACTTGGTGACAAAGGCGTTGTCTGTGTATAGAAGGACGGGATATGCTACCGTAGCCATCAGTAAGACCAATACCAAAGCACCCAGTCCGACACGATGCTTTCCGTTCATAGAAGTACTCCCATCCTAGTCGTTGTCTGTTTATTTTTTTGCCGGGGTACGCTTGCGGCCACGACCACGGCCCGTACGAAAGATACGGCGCTGCTTTTTCTCTTCCGTGTTTTGTGGCGTTTGCTGTGCCATCTGCTGCTGCCGCGCAGCAGCCCGTTCGGCCAGCTTTTGTTGGATTTTTGCCCGCACACGAGCGGCTGCCTCTTCCGACAGCTCCCGGGTCCGCGGAGTGGAAATATCCATGCTCAAATCGTCCCGCTGCTTGGACCGGCGCGACGAGCGGCTGCTCGGCGGCGTCTGCGCCGGCTTAGGATACTTTTGCGCCAATGCTTCGGTCGGCCCGTTGTGATGGGACTGACGACGATTGGGCACCTTCTTCTTTTCCGGTGCGGGTTCGACTGCCTGGGTCTTTTTTGTCGCGGCCTTACGGCGCGACGGCGACTTGACGACCGCACGCACGGTTTCCACCGGTGCAGGGACCACCGGCATATCGGCCGGCCATTCCTTTTCTGGAATCTGGGTCCGCGTCAGCTTTTCAATGTCCTTCAAATACGGCCGCTCATCCTGGGCACAGAACGACAAAGCGGTGCCTTCCATGCCTGCCCGGCCGGTGCGGCCAATGCGATGCACATAGGTTTCCGGAATATTCGGCAAATCAAAGTTGATGACTAGCGGCAATTCAGAAATATCCAGCCCTCGAGCCGCAATATCGGTTGCCACCAATACTGCGATCTTGTATTCCTTAAACAGCTTGAGTGCTGTCTGCCGCGCTCCCTGGGACTTATCTCCATGCAAAGACCGTGCCGAAATCCCTGCGCGGTTCAAATCGCGCGCGATGCGGTCAGCGCCATGCTTGGTGCGGGAGAATACCAGCGTTTGGGGCACATTTCGTTCGCGCAAAACAGCCTTCAGCAGTTCACGCTTTTCGGCCTTTTCCGCAAAGTAGACGCCCTGTTCGATGACTTCTACCGGCGTTGCAGCCGGGGTGATCGACACCTGTGCCGGACGATGCAAC
Proteins encoded:
- a CDS encoding DUF3793 family protein, which gives rise to MHIRRFENELVHHCAPALCRLKPANLVSFAKREFPELPHVLQTYQPVMESYGIHMELLCSCDKRWLVLVYDPALLQRQLSQSTVSNLLQRDGYPAGGMRAQLEFLKYRLQRYRTFPHEIGLFLGYPISDVLAFQQNRGEGCKLCGYWKVYTNVEAAKKSFATFDACRDALEQALRAGKTVTQLLEMQTMRTA
- a CDS encoding DUF2798 domain-containing protein; protein product: MPKTKFQNIIFTLLMAFVMVYAMVCYNIAWNVGGMQNRVFVIALEEIVIMWPVAFFLEFFVVEHLSQKLAFRLVTPGRDKPIFILLAISSMIVCLMCPIMSLIATILFQNPGSELIAVWLQTAAVNFPMALCWQIFFAGPLVRLIFRTIFRKQLQQDTHS
- a CDS encoding phosphodiester glycosidase family protein gives rise to the protein MNGKHRVGLGALVLVLLMATVAYPVLLYTDNAFVTKWRTLYIETAMSTMSHQWLATAFIPQSIIDEVMKTREETTELQKTAESTWNLGDVTSAIVESEEIEDEEERFYTLFNELDRESFESYLEDHEEVLEKGWDRIAIDKCDEDSDTGIRTKQGDTVLAISAKQGIMIVKVKGETYEGRLAIVKDASRVELKTCEELFDVGQYIKDIAEDNDAILAINASGFVDADGVGNGGTPYGYLKVAGKELQEPYEHGYKIIGFDEDDLMQIGDSNITDDLWDAVEFGPALMVDGESKLKSASSGWGLQPRTAIGQAADKTVLMLVIDGRSTRSAGATVGDCKEVLEEYGAVQACNLDGGSSSVMYYNGREITHPTTAGDNPHGRKLPNAFTVSWKQ
- a CDS encoding DEAD/DEAH box helicase; the protein is MNFNEFGIDPAILRALKEIGYVKPTPIQEKAIPLVLAGRDLLGCAQTGTGKTAAFSIPLLQHMGKPAPGEPRPIRGLILTPTRELALQIYENICQYSRYTGRVAAVIYGGVSQVPQVEALERGADILVATPGRLWDLMGQKLLDISKVECFVLDEADRMLDMGFIQDVKRIIDKLPRKRQTLLFSATMPQEIADLAKTMLHRPAQVSITPAATPVEVIEQGVYFAEKAEKRELLKAVLRERNVPQTLVFSRTKHGADRIARDLNRAGISARSLHGDKSQGARQTALKLFKEYKIAVLVATDIAARGLDISELPLVINFDLPNIPETYVHRIGRTGRAGMEGTALSFCAQDERPYLKDIEKLTRTQIPEKEWPADMPVVPAPVETVRAVVKSPSRRKAATKKTQAVEPAPEKKKVPNRRQSHHNGPTEALAQKYPKPAQTPPSSRSSRRSKQRDDLSMDISTPRTRELSEEAAARVRAKIQQKLAERAAARQQQMAQQTPQNTEEKKQRRIFRTGRGRGRKRTPAKK
- a CDS encoding flavodoxin — translated: MSKVAVIYWSGTGNTEMMAQAVAEGAKAAGADVSLLSVADTNAAEAAGFDRLALGCPAMGAEVLEEMEFEPFFTELEPKLTGKRVALFGSFDWGDGQWMRDWQARTDNAGAYLVQDEGLRAHGTPTPEDLEACKDLGKTLAG